Proteins encoded within one genomic window of Amorphoplanes friuliensis DSM 7358:
- a CDS encoding PucR family transcriptional regulator, with translation MAQAAKSAGAAKRPPLAATLRRVERHAGALASSSVARMDETLPWFRALPADQRSWVMLVAQAGVRSLVEWLRSGGTAAGTQEISDEVFAAAPRALARSITLTQTVQLIKVTIDVAESEVANLAAAGEEGALAEAILKFSREIAFSAARVYARAAESRGAWDSRLQALLVDALLRGDSSDVLASRAAALGWADAPPVAVVVGRSPGGDITAVLHSVYRAARRARVEVIGGVHGDRLVVVMGGAADPLATAGQLAASFGEGPIVVGPAVPSLDHATESARAALAGFRAAPAWPGAPNPVAADDLLPERALAGDSEARRALRHDAYGAVVRAGGGLLDTLDAFFAAGGVLESAARELFVHPNTVRYRLKRVAEVTGLSPLDGRDAFALRLALAIGRLDPAS, from the coding sequence GTGGCACAGGCAGCAAAATCCGCAGGCGCGGCCAAGCGTCCGCCGCTGGCTGCCACCCTGCGCCGGGTCGAACGCCACGCGGGCGCCCTGGCCAGCTCCAGTGTGGCCCGCATGGACGAGACCCTGCCGTGGTTCCGCGCCCTGCCCGCCGACCAGCGTTCCTGGGTGATGCTCGTCGCCCAGGCCGGCGTCCGCTCGCTGGTCGAGTGGCTGCGGTCCGGCGGCACCGCGGCCGGCACGCAGGAGATCTCCGACGAGGTCTTCGCCGCCGCGCCGCGAGCCCTGGCCCGGTCCATCACGCTGACCCAGACCGTGCAGCTCATCAAGGTCACCATCGACGTGGCCGAGTCCGAGGTGGCCAACCTCGCCGCCGCGGGCGAGGAAGGTGCGCTCGCCGAGGCCATCCTCAAGTTCTCCCGGGAGATCGCCTTCTCCGCGGCACGGGTCTACGCCCGCGCCGCCGAGTCGCGGGGCGCGTGGGACTCCCGGCTGCAGGCGCTGCTGGTCGACGCCCTGCTGCGGGGCGACTCGTCCGACGTGCTGGCCAGCCGCGCCGCCGCGCTCGGCTGGGCGGACGCCCCGCCCGTGGCCGTCGTGGTCGGACGCTCCCCCGGCGGCGACATCACCGCCGTCCTGCACAGCGTCTACCGGGCCGCCCGGCGCGCCCGGGTCGAGGTCATCGGTGGTGTGCACGGCGACCGGCTCGTGGTTGTCATGGGCGGCGCCGCGGATCCGCTGGCCACGGCCGGGCAGCTGGCCGCCAGCTTCGGCGAGGGACCCATCGTGGTCGGGCCGGCCGTGCCGTCACTCGACCACGCCACCGAGTCGGCCCGCGCCGCCCTGGCCGGCTTCCGCGCCGCACCCGCCTGGCCCGGCGCCCCCAACCCCGTGGCCGCCGACGACCTGCTGCCGGAGCGTGCGCTGGCCGGCGACTCCGAGGCCCGGCGGGCGCTGCGTCACGACGCGTACGGCGCGGTGGTCCGGGCCGGTGGTGGACTGCTGGACACGCTGGACGCGTTCTTCGCCGCGGGCGGTGTGCTGGAGAGTGCGGCCCGCGAGCTCTTCGTGCACCCGAACACCGTGCGGTACAGGCTCAAACGGGTCGCCGAGGTGACCGGATTGTCCCCGCTGGACGGGCGTGACGCCTTTGCGCTGCGACTGGCGCTCGCCATCGGCCGGCTGGACCCTGCGAGCTAA